From Pan paniscus chromosome 6, NHGRI_mPanPan1-v2.0_pri, whole genome shotgun sequence, one genomic window encodes:
- the ZNF775 gene encoding zinc finger protein 775, translated as MESGLAGNGTGAGLVMKVKQEKPERLLQTLAPQAMLVEKDKENIFQQHRGLPPRQTMGRPRALGGQEESGSPRWAPPTEQDAGLAGRAPGSASGPLSPSLSSGEGHFVCLDCGKRFSWWSSLKIHQRTHTGEKPYLCGKCGKSFSQKPNLARHQRHHTGERPFCCPECARRFSQKQHLLKHQKTHSRPATHSCPECERCFRHQVGLRIHQRAHARDRQGSRAGLHELIRDAAARRACRLQPGPPRGRPEWAWLGLCQGWWGQPGARTAVSGPEGPGEPRQFICNECGKSFTWWSSLNIHQRIHTGERPYACPECGRRFSQKPNLTRHLRNHTGERPHPCPHCGRGFRQKQHLLKHLRTHLPGAQAALCPSCGKSCRSRAALRAHQRAHAVAEPAVPAGEPGDQPQAEAIPGLAARPRSSQRSPAARDALWGRGQAGLAGPGEPRQFICNECGKSFSWWSALTIHQRIHTGERPYPCPECGRRFSQKPNLTRHRRNHTGERPYLCPACGRGFSQKQHLLKHQRVHRAAPACSPKEEAR; from the coding sequence GAGCTGGGCTGGTGATGAAGGTCAAGCAGGAGAAGCCGGAGCGGCTGCTGCAGACGCTGGCGCCGCAGGCCATGCTTGTGGAGAAGGACAAGGAGAACATCTTTCAGCAGCACCGGGGCCTCCCGCCACGCCAGACCATGGGGCGGCCTCGAGCCCTGGGGGGACAGGAGGAGtctgggagtccaaggtgggcccCTCCCACTGAGCAGGATGCGGGGCTGGCAGGCCGGGCTCCCGGGTCAGCCTCCGGCCCCCTGAGCCCCTCGCTTTCCTCCGGCGAGGGTCACTTTGTATGCCTGGACTGCGGGAAGAGGTTCAGCTGGTGGTCGTCCCTGAAGATCCACCAGCGCACCCACACCGGGGAGAAGCCGTACCTCTGCGGCAAGTGCGGCAAGAGCTTCAGCCAGAAGCCGAACCTGGCGCGCCACCAGCGGCACCACACGGGCGAGCGACCCTTCTGCTGCCCCGAGTGCGCGCGGCGCTTCAGCCAGAAGCAGCACCTGCTCAAGCACCAGAAGACCCACTCCCGGCCCGCCACCCACTCGTGCCCCGAGTGCGAGCGCTGCTTCCGTCACCAGGTGGGCCTCCGCATCCACCAGCGCGCGCACGCCCGGGACCGCCAGGGCTCCCGCGCCGGCCTGCACGAGCTGATTCGGGACGCGGCGGCGCGCCGGGCCTGTCGCCTGCAGCCGGGGCCGCCGCGGGGGCGCCCCGAGTGGGCCTGGCTGGGGCTCTGCCAGGGCTGGTGGGGCCAGCCCGGGGCCCGGACCGCGGTCTCCGGCCCCGAGGGGCCGGGCGAGCCGCGCCAGTTCATCTGCAACGAGTGTGGCAAGAGCTTCACCTGGTGGTCGTCGCTGAACATCCACCAGCGCATCCACACTGGCGAGCGCCCCTATGCGTGCCCCGAGTGCGGCCGCCGCTTCAGCCAGAAGCCCAACTTGACGCGGCACCTGCGCAACCACACAGGCGAGCGCCCGCACCCCTGCCCGCACTGTGGCCGCGGCTTCCGCCAGAAGCAGCACCTGCTCAAGCACCTGCGCACGCACCTGCCCGGCGCCCAGGCTGCGCTCTGCCCCAGCTGCGGTAAGAGCTGCCGCAGCCGCGCCGCGCTGCGCGCCCACCAGCGCGCCCACGCTGTCGCTGAGCCCGCCGTTCCGGCCGGGGAACCGGGCGACCAGCCGCAGGCCGAGGCCATCCCGGGCTTGGCCGCGAGGCCGCGGAGCTCCCAACGGTCCCCGGCGGCCCGGGACGCGCTGTGGGGCCGGGGACAAGCGGGCCTCGCTGGGCCTGGCGAGCCGCGCCAGTTCATCTGCAACGAGTGCGGCAAGAGCTTCTCGTGGTGGTCGGCGCTCACCATCCACCAGCGCATCCACACGGGTGAGCGGCCCTACCCGTGCCCCGAGTGCGGCCGCCGCTTCAGCCAGAAGCCCAACCTGACGCGGCACCGGCGCAACCACACAGGCGAGCGGCCCTACCTGTGTCCCGCCTGCGGCCGCGGCTTCAGCCAGAAGCAGCACCTGCTCAAGCACCAGCGCGTGCACCGCGCGGCCCCTGCGTGCAGCCCCAAGGAGGAGGCGCGCTAG